The proteins below are encoded in one region of Sphaerodactylus townsendi isolate TG3544 linkage group LG06, MPM_Stown_v2.3, whole genome shotgun sequence:
- the PAFAH1B3 gene encoding platelet-activating factor acetylhydrolase IB subunit alpha1 isoform X1 — translation MEAAGPYEQSTIVRLPGNNGRQLPACCPLSVSLEGVFSGTDTGSTKWPVLILEPQKGTMSDGDKNPAATPTPLDDIHGDGRWMSLHQRFIADSKDKEPEVVFIGDSLLQLLHQFEIWRELFSPLHALNFGMAGDATQHVLWRLQDGELQHIRPKIVVIWVGTNNHGHTAEQVVAGIEAIVRLINQQQPQARVVVLGLLPRGKNPNPLREKNQRVNELLEAKVPLLPNASFLNADPGFVHSDGTISHHDMYDYLHLSRHGYARFCPALHRLLLSLLGERNAKAS, via the exons ATGGAAGCAGCTGGTCCTTATGAACAGAGCACCATTGTGCGCCTGCCTGGGAACAatggaaggcagctgcctgcttgcTGCCCCCTATCTGTCTCCTTGGAAGGCGTCTTCAGTGGGACAGATACAGGCAGCACCAAATGGCCTGTCCTTATTTTG GAACCACAAAAAGGGACCATGAGTGACGGCGACAAGAATCCAGCCGCCACACCCACCCCGTTGGATGACATTCACGGAGATGGGCGGTGGATGTCTCTG CACCAGCGCTTCATCGCCGACAGCAAAGACAAGGAGCCCGAGGTTGTGTTCATCGGCgattctctgctgcagctgttgcaTCAGTTTGAG ATTTGGAGGGAGCTGTTCTCTCCTCTCCACGCGCTTAATTTTGGCATGGCAGGAGATGCTACGCAGCACGTGCTCTGGCGCCTGCAGGATGGGGAATTGCAGCACATCCGGCCGAAG ATTGTGGTCATCTGGGTGGGCACCAacaaccacggccacacagcggAGCAGGTGGTGGCCGGCATAGAAGCCATCGTGCGCCTCATCAATCAACAGCAGCCACAGGCCCGTGTGGTCGTGTTG GGCTTGCTGCCACGAGGCAAGAACCCCAACCCGCTCCGAGAGAAGAACCAGAGGGTGAACGAGCTGCTGGAGGCGAAGGTGCCTCTACTGCCCAATGCCTCCTTCCTCAACGCCGACCCGGGCTTCGTGCACTCAGACGGGACCATCAGCCACCACGACATGTACGATTACCTCCACCTGAGCCGCCACGGATACGCGCGGTTCTGCCCCGCGCTGCATCGGCTGCTGCTGAGCTTGCTGGGAGAACGTAACGCCAAGGCCTCTTGA
- the PAFAH1B3 gene encoding platelet-activating factor acetylhydrolase IB subunit alpha1 isoform X2: MGLPILCEEPQKGTMSDGDKNPAATPTPLDDIHGDGRWMSLHQRFIADSKDKEPEVVFIGDSLLQLLHQFEIWRELFSPLHALNFGMAGDATQHVLWRLQDGELQHIRPKIVVIWVGTNNHGHTAEQVVAGIEAIVRLINQQQPQARVVVLGLLPRGKNPNPLREKNQRVNELLEAKVPLLPNASFLNADPGFVHSDGTISHHDMYDYLHLSRHGYARFCPALHRLLLSLLGERNAKAS, encoded by the exons ATGGGACTGCCTATTCTTTGCGAG GAACCACAAAAAGGGACCATGAGTGACGGCGACAAGAATCCAGCCGCCACACCCACCCCGTTGGATGACATTCACGGAGATGGGCGGTGGATGTCTCTG CACCAGCGCTTCATCGCCGACAGCAAAGACAAGGAGCCCGAGGTTGTGTTCATCGGCgattctctgctgcagctgttgcaTCAGTTTGAG ATTTGGAGGGAGCTGTTCTCTCCTCTCCACGCGCTTAATTTTGGCATGGCAGGAGATGCTACGCAGCACGTGCTCTGGCGCCTGCAGGATGGGGAATTGCAGCACATCCGGCCGAAG ATTGTGGTCATCTGGGTGGGCACCAacaaccacggccacacagcggAGCAGGTGGTGGCCGGCATAGAAGCCATCGTGCGCCTCATCAATCAACAGCAGCCACAGGCCCGTGTGGTCGTGTTG GGCTTGCTGCCACGAGGCAAGAACCCCAACCCGCTCCGAGAGAAGAACCAGAGGGTGAACGAGCTGCTGGAGGCGAAGGTGCCTCTACTGCCCAATGCCTCCTTCCTCAACGCCGACCCGGGCTTCGTGCACTCAGACGGGACCATCAGCCACCACGACATGTACGATTACCTCCACCTGAGCCGCCACGGATACGCGCGGTTCTGCCCCGCGCTGCATCGGCTGCTGCTGAGCTTGCTGGGAGAACGTAACGCCAAGGCCTCTTGA
- the PAFAH1B3 gene encoding platelet-activating factor acetylhydrolase IB subunit alpha1 isoform X3 translates to MSDGDKNPAATPTPLDDIHGDGRWMSLHQRFIADSKDKEPEVVFIGDSLLQLLHQFEIWRELFSPLHALNFGMAGDATQHVLWRLQDGELQHIRPKIVVIWVGTNNHGHTAEQVVAGIEAIVRLINQQQPQARVVVLGLLPRGKNPNPLREKNQRVNELLEAKVPLLPNASFLNADPGFVHSDGTISHHDMYDYLHLSRHGYARFCPALHRLLLSLLGERNAKAS, encoded by the exons ATGAGTGACGGCGACAAGAATCCAGCCGCCACACCCACCCCGTTGGATGACATTCACGGAGATGGGCGGTGGATGTCTCTG CACCAGCGCTTCATCGCCGACAGCAAAGACAAGGAGCCCGAGGTTGTGTTCATCGGCgattctctgctgcagctgttgcaTCAGTTTGAG ATTTGGAGGGAGCTGTTCTCTCCTCTCCACGCGCTTAATTTTGGCATGGCAGGAGATGCTACGCAGCACGTGCTCTGGCGCCTGCAGGATGGGGAATTGCAGCACATCCGGCCGAAG ATTGTGGTCATCTGGGTGGGCACCAacaaccacggccacacagcggAGCAGGTGGTGGCCGGCATAGAAGCCATCGTGCGCCTCATCAATCAACAGCAGCCACAGGCCCGTGTGGTCGTGTTG GGCTTGCTGCCACGAGGCAAGAACCCCAACCCGCTCCGAGAGAAGAACCAGAGGGTGAACGAGCTGCTGGAGGCGAAGGTGCCTCTACTGCCCAATGCCTCCTTCCTCAACGCCGACCCGGGCTTCGTGCACTCAGACGGGACCATCAGCCACCACGACATGTACGATTACCTCCACCTGAGCCGCCACGGATACGCGCGGTTCTGCCCCGCGCTGCATCGGCTGCTGCTGAGCTTGCTGGGAGAACGTAACGCCAAGGCCTCTTGA